One segment of Streptomyces sp. XD-27 DNA contains the following:
- a CDS encoding TIGR03085 family metal-binding protein, translating into MSTHAKRERLLLADLLESSGPQAPTLCDGWTTRDLAAHLVVRDRRPDAAAGLVIKQLEARLERVQAEFAAKPYEELIQLIRTGPPRMSPFALKPVDEAANTLEFYVHGEDVRRAQPDWTPRPVDPVLADALWTRVERLARVFGRRSPVGLVLRRPDGRTAVAHRGTPVVTVTGEPGELVVFLYGRQDAARVELDGDKEAVARLHGAKLGI; encoded by the coding sequence ATGTCGACTCACGCCAAGCGCGAACGTCTCCTCCTGGCCGACCTCTTGGAGAGCTCGGGTCCCCAGGCCCCGACCCTGTGCGACGGCTGGACCACCCGCGACCTGGCCGCCCACCTCGTGGTCCGCGACCGCCGACCCGACGCGGCCGCGGGCCTGGTGATCAAGCAGTTGGAGGCGCGCCTGGAGCGGGTGCAGGCCGAGTTCGCCGCGAAGCCGTACGAGGAGCTGATCCAGCTCATCCGCACCGGCCCGCCGCGGATGTCGCCGTTCGCCCTCAAGCCGGTCGACGAGGCGGCGAACACGCTGGAGTTCTACGTCCACGGCGAGGACGTCCGCCGCGCCCAGCCCGACTGGACGCCCCGCCCCGTCGACCCCGTCCTGGCCGACGCCCTGTGGACCCGCGTCGAACGCCTGGCCCGCGTCTTCGGCCGCAGGTCCCCGGTCGGCCTGGTCCTGCGCCGCCCGGACGGCCGGACCGCCGTCGCCCACCGGGGCACCCCGGTCGTCACCGTCACCGGCGAGCCCGGCGAGCTGGTGGTCTTCCTGTACGGCCGCCAGGACGCGGCGAGGGTCGAGCTGGACGGGGACAAGGAGGCCGTGGCCCGGCTGCACGGGGCGAAGCTGGGGATCTAG
- the hisH gene encoding imidazole glycerol phosphate synthase subunit HisH yields MSARKKVVVFDYGFGNVRSAERALAHVGADVEITRDYDTAMTADGLLVPGVGAFAACMRGLREARGDWLVGRRLAGGRPVMGICVGMQILFARGIEHGEEAEGLDEWPGTVEPLRAPVVPHMGWNTVTAPEDSQLFAGADAEDRYYFVHSYAVRAWELETANPALRPPKVTWATHGEPFVAAVENGPLWATQFHPEKSGDAGARLLSNWLGTL; encoded by the coding sequence TTGAGCGCGCGCAAGAAGGTCGTGGTCTTCGACTACGGCTTCGGCAACGTCCGCTCCGCCGAGCGGGCCCTGGCCCACGTCGGCGCGGACGTGGAGATCACCCGCGACTACGACACGGCCATGACCGCCGACGGGCTGCTGGTGCCCGGCGTCGGGGCCTTCGCTGCCTGCATGCGCGGCCTGCGCGAGGCCCGCGGCGACTGGCTGGTCGGCCGCCGGCTGGCCGGCGGCCGACCTGTGATGGGCATCTGCGTCGGCATGCAGATCCTCTTCGCCCGCGGCATCGAGCACGGCGAGGAGGCCGAGGGCCTGGACGAGTGGCCGGGCACCGTCGAGCCGCTGCGTGCGCCCGTCGTCCCGCACATGGGCTGGAACACCGTCACGGCGCCCGAGGACTCGCAGCTCTTCGCGGGCGCGGATGCCGAGGACCGCTACTACTTCGTGCACTCCTACGCGGTACGTGCATGGGAGCTGGAGACCGCCAACCCGGCCCTCCGGCCTCCGAAGGTCACCTGGGCCACGCACGGCGAGCCGTTCGTGGCGGCCGTCGAGAACGGCCCGCTGTGGGCCACCCAGTTCCACCCCGAGAAGTCCGGCGACGCCGGCGCCCGGCTGCTGAGCAACTGGCTCGGCACCCTGTAG
- a CDS encoding histidinol-phosphate transaminase produces the protein MTRIDDLPIRDELRGKSPYGAPQLDVPVRLNTNENPYPLPEPLVARIAERVAEAARHLNRYPDRDAVELRTELAKYLSRTAGHQVGMANVWAANGSNEVIQQLLQTFAGPGRTAIGFEPSYSMHALISRGTGTGWISGPRTEDFRIDVDAACAAITEHRPDVVFITSPNNPTGTAVEADTVLALYEAAQAAKPSMVVVDEAYGEFSHRPSLLPLLAGRPHLVVSRTMSKAFGAAGLRLGYLAADPAVVDAVQLVRLPYHLSAVTQATALAALEHTDTLLGYVEQLKAERDRLVTELRAIGCEVTDSDANFVQFGRFPDAHAAWRRILDHGVLVRDNGVPGRLRVTAGTPAENDAFLHAVRAVVKEMSV, from the coding sequence GTGACCCGTATCGACGATCTCCCCATCAGGGACGAGCTGCGCGGCAAGTCCCCGTACGGCGCCCCCCAGCTCGACGTGCCCGTACGCCTGAACACCAACGAGAACCCCTACCCGCTGCCCGAGCCGCTGGTCGCCCGGATCGCGGAGCGGGTCGCCGAGGCGGCCCGGCACCTCAACCGCTACCCGGACCGGGACGCGGTCGAGCTCCGCACCGAGCTGGCGAAGTACCTCAGCCGCACCGCCGGGCACCAGGTCGGCATGGCCAACGTGTGGGCGGCCAACGGCTCCAACGAAGTCATCCAGCAACTGCTGCAGACCTTCGCCGGGCCCGGCCGCACCGCGATCGGCTTCGAGCCCTCGTACTCGATGCACGCGCTGATCTCGCGCGGCACCGGAACCGGCTGGATCTCCGGGCCGCGCACCGAGGACTTCCGGATCGACGTGGACGCGGCGTGCGCGGCCATCACCGAACACCGCCCCGACGTCGTCTTCATCACCTCGCCGAACAACCCCACCGGCACCGCCGTCGAGGCGGACACCGTGCTGGCGCTGTACGAGGCGGCGCAGGCGGCCAAGCCGTCGATGGTGGTGGTGGACGAGGCGTACGGCGAGTTCAGCCACCGGCCGTCGCTGCTGCCGCTGCTCGCGGGCCGGCCGCACCTGGTCGTCTCGCGCACCATGTCCAAGGCGTTCGGCGCGGCCGGGCTGCGGCTGGGCTACCTGGCCGCCGACCCCGCGGTCGTCGACGCCGTCCAGCTGGTGCGGCTGCCGTACCACCTGTCCGCCGTCACCCAGGCCACCGCGCTCGCCGCGCTGGAGCACACCGACACGCTGCTCGGCTACGTCGAACAGCTCAAGGCCGAGCGCGACCGGCTGGTCACCGAGCTGCGCGCGATCGGCTGCGAGGTCACCGACTCCGACGCCAACTTCGTGCAGTTCGGGCGCTTCCCCGACGCCCACGCCGCCTGGCGGCGGATCCTCGACCACGGCGTCCTGGTCCGTGACAACGGCGTACCGGGCCGGCTGCGGGTGACCGCCGGGACCCCCGCCGAGAACGACGCGTTCCTCCATGCGGTACGCGCGGTTGTGAAGGAGATGAGCGTATGA
- the priA gene encoding bifunctional 1-(5-phosphoribosyl)-5-((5-phosphoribosylamino)methylideneamino)imidazole-4-carboxamide isomerase/phosphoribosylanthranilate isomerase PriA, translating into MSKLELLPAVDVRDGQAVRLVHGESGTETSYGSPLEAALAWQRAGAEWLHLVDLDAAFGTGDNRDLIAEVARAMDIKVELSGGIRDDDSLAAALATGCTRVNLGTAALETPEWVAKVIASHGDKIAVGLDVRGTTLRGRGWTRDGGDLYETLARLDSEGCARYVVTDIAKDGTLQGPNLQLLRDVCAVTDKPVVASGGVSSLEDLRALATLVPEGVEGAIVGKALYAKAFTLEEALEAVSR; encoded by the coding sequence ATGAGCAAGCTCGAACTCCTCCCCGCCGTCGACGTCCGCGACGGCCAGGCCGTCCGCCTGGTGCACGGCGAGTCCGGCACCGAGACCTCCTACGGTTCGCCGCTGGAGGCCGCCCTGGCCTGGCAGCGCGCGGGCGCCGAGTGGCTGCATCTGGTCGACCTCGACGCGGCGTTCGGCACCGGCGACAACCGCGACCTGATCGCCGAGGTCGCCCGGGCCATGGACATCAAGGTCGAACTCTCCGGCGGCATCCGCGACGACGACTCCCTCGCCGCCGCGCTCGCCACCGGCTGCACCCGCGTGAACCTGGGTACCGCCGCCCTGGAGACCCCCGAGTGGGTGGCCAAGGTCATCGCGAGCCACGGCGACAAGATCGCGGTGGGCCTCGACGTCCGCGGCACCACGCTGCGCGGCCGCGGCTGGACCCGCGACGGCGGCGACCTGTACGAGACCCTGGCCCGGCTCGACTCCGAGGGCTGCGCCCGCTACGTCGTCACCGACATCGCCAAGGACGGCACCCTCCAGGGCCCCAACCTCCAGCTGCTGCGGGACGTCTGCGCGGTGACCGACAAGCCGGTGGTCGCCTCCGGCGGCGTTTCGTCGCTTGAGGACCTGCGGGCGCTTGCGACTCTGGTGCCGGAGGGTGTCGAAGGTGCCATCGTGGGCAAGGCCCTCTACGCGAAGGCGTTCACCCTCGAAGAGGCCTTGGAGGCTGTGTCCCGATGA
- a CDS encoding LON peptidase substrate-binding domain-containing protein, which produces MTSPRLPLFPLNTVLFPGLVLPLNVFEARYRALMRDLSALPEDTPRRFGVIAIRDGREVARTAPGLPDPTTMPEQGPTAGFGADPMRAFHDVGCVADAATIRPREDGTFEVLATGTTRFRLLSVDSSGPYLTAEVEELPEEEGDGAGALAAGVLRAFRTYQKRLAGARERTLTAEQELPGEPSVLSYLVAAAAMLDNPTKQRLLQAPDTASRLADELKLLRTETAVIGKLPSLPLTEHTQHPTSPN; this is translated from the coding sequence GTGACCTCCCCCCGTCTGCCGCTCTTCCCACTGAACACCGTGCTGTTCCCGGGCCTGGTGCTGCCGCTGAACGTCTTCGAGGCGCGGTACCGCGCCCTGATGCGCGATCTGTCGGCGCTGCCCGAGGACACGCCGCGCCGCTTCGGTGTGATCGCCATCCGGGACGGACGCGAGGTCGCGCGGACCGCGCCCGGCCTGCCGGACCCCACCACGATGCCGGAGCAGGGTCCGACCGCGGGCTTCGGCGCCGACCCGATGCGCGCCTTCCACGACGTGGGGTGCGTGGCGGACGCGGCGACGATCCGCCCGCGCGAGGACGGCACGTTCGAGGTGCTGGCCACCGGCACGACCCGCTTCCGGCTGCTGTCCGTGGATTCCTCCGGCCCCTACCTGACCGCCGAGGTCGAGGAGTTGCCGGAGGAGGAGGGCGACGGCGCCGGAGCCCTGGCGGCGGGCGTACTGCGGGCCTTCCGCACGTACCAGAAGCGGCTGGCCGGGGCCCGGGAGCGGACCCTGACCGCCGAGCAGGAACTGCCGGGTGAGCCGTCGGTGCTGTCCTATCTGGTGGCGGCGGCCGCCATGCTGGACAACCCCACGAAGCAGCGGCTGCTCCAGGCACCGGACACCGCCTCCCGGCTGGCGGACGAGCTGAAACTGCTGCGCACGGAGACCGCGGTGATCGGTAAGCTCCCGTCGCTGCCGCTCACCGAGCACACGCAGCACCCGACGAGCCCCAACTGA
- a CDS encoding RidA family protein produces MTEAVRRVQTDSPWDETIGSARAVAAGDRVLVAGTMPFVGTVLQGEGDPYEQALAAFGSALEALKEFGLGAEAVIRTRMYLTHLRDVDAVGRAHKELFGAVRPAATMVVVSRFVDSRVLVEVEVEAFRGADTS; encoded by the coding sequence ATGACCGAAGCCGTGCGGCGTGTGCAGACCGACAGCCCCTGGGACGAGACGATCGGCTCCGCGCGCGCCGTCGCGGCGGGCGACCGGGTCCTGGTCGCGGGCACCATGCCGTTCGTCGGCACGGTGCTCCAGGGCGAGGGGGACCCGTACGAGCAGGCGCTGGCGGCCTTCGGGAGCGCGCTGGAGGCGCTCAAGGAGTTCGGCCTCGGCGCCGAGGCCGTCATCCGTACCCGTATGTACCTCACCCATCTGCGCGATGTCGACGCGGTGGGCCGCGCCCACAAGGAGCTGTTCGGCGCCGTGCGTCCGGCCGCGACCATGGTCGTGGTCTCCCGGTTCGTCGACTCCCGCGTGCTGGTGGAAGTCGAAGTAGAAGCATTCAGAGGAGCAGACACCTCATGA
- the hisF gene encoding imidazole glycerol phosphate synthase subunit HisF has product MTLAVRVIPCLDVDNGRVVKGVNFQNLRDAGDPVEMARIYGAEGADELTFLDITASSGNRETTYDVVRRTAEQVFIPLTVGGGVRTAEDVDKLLRAGADKVGVNTAAIARPDLIREIAERFGRQVLVLSVDARRTADGWFEVTTHGGRRGTGMDAVEWAHRAAELGAGEILLNSMDADGTKDGYDTEMIAAVRKHVTVPVIASGGAGRLDHFPPAIAAGADAVLAASVFHFGDLRIGEVKETLRQAGHPVRL; this is encoded by the coding sequence ATGACCCTGGCGGTCCGAGTCATCCCCTGCCTGGACGTGGACAACGGCCGGGTCGTCAAGGGCGTCAACTTCCAGAACCTGCGGGACGCCGGCGACCCCGTCGAGATGGCCAGGATCTACGGCGCGGAGGGCGCCGACGAACTGACCTTCCTCGACATCACCGCCTCCTCCGGCAACCGCGAGACCACCTACGACGTGGTGCGGCGCACCGCCGAGCAGGTCTTCATCCCGCTCACCGTCGGCGGCGGCGTGCGCACCGCCGAGGACGTCGACAAGCTGCTGCGCGCCGGTGCCGACAAGGTCGGCGTCAACACCGCCGCCATCGCCCGCCCGGACCTGATCCGGGAGATCGCCGAGCGCTTCGGCCGCCAGGTCCTGGTCCTGTCGGTGGACGCCCGGCGCACGGCGGACGGTTGGTTCGAGGTCACCACGCACGGCGGCCGCCGGGGCACCGGGATGGACGCGGTCGAGTGGGCCCATCGCGCGGCCGAGCTGGGCGCCGGCGAGATCCTGCTGAACTCGATGGACGCCGACGGCACCAAGGACGGCTACGACACCGAGATGATCGCGGCTGTACGGAAGCACGTCACGGTGCCCGTGATCGCCAGCGGCGGGGCGGGCCGGCTGGACCACTTCCCGCCGGCCATCGCGGCGGGCGCGGACGCGGTCCTGGCCGCGTCGGTCTTCCACTTCGGCGACCTGCGGATCGGCGAGGTGAAGGAGACCCTGCGCCAGGCGGGCCACCCGGTGCGGCTCTGA
- the hisI gene encoding phosphoribosyl-AMP cyclohydrolase, whose product MTGPDRPARPSSLDPDIAARLKRSADGLVPAIAQQYDTGEVLMLGWMDDEALHRTLTTGRCTYWSRSRQEYWVKGDTSGHVQHVKSVALDCDADTLLVQVDQVGAACHTGDRTCFDSGLLPLRQ is encoded by the coding sequence ATGACCGGCCCCGACCGCCCCGCCCGCCCGTCGTCCCTCGACCCGGACATCGCCGCCCGCCTCAAGCGCAGCGCCGACGGCCTCGTCCCCGCCATCGCCCAGCAGTACGACACCGGCGAGGTGCTGATGCTCGGTTGGATGGACGACGAGGCACTCCACCGCACCCTCACCACCGGCCGCTGCACCTACTGGAGCCGCAGCCGCCAGGAGTACTGGGTCAAGGGCGACACCTCCGGCCACGTCCAGCACGTCAAGTCCGTCGCGCTGGACTGCGACGCCGACACCCTCCTGGTCCAGGTCGACCAGGTCGGCGCGGCTTGCCACACCGGCGACCGCACCTGCTTCGATTCCGGCCTGCTGCCCCTTCGGCAGTAG
- a CDS encoding CdaR family transcriptional regulator — MTGRRTAISFGGVPLEQRLTRSLRQLAATVLEELVEELPVYGTLPTEQLRGEIARVVEQSIRTFVGVLSTGELPGPEHLAALRESAARRAEDGVPLAAVISAYHLGARVCWDAVAPEAGPGDLPAVLAAHRLLLQYLQRMTATASTGYAQERQAAFGEEYAARQGLLSALLEGAPALQAAGRAGVRLPACYLVLSLAVGAHPDELAPGVDTMVAARRKARRLRVELERHVDPALGAVLSMLSVDGGVALVPRDTPADALDAADWKWLDAVVGYMSRMCGADITAGVVAARPEDVADAAALSAEVREVAMTFGRPPGVYRLGDVALEYQLTRPGPARDQLAALLEPLSGKPELLDTLGAFMAGPIDRRQTAAQLQVHPNTVDYRLRKVAALTGLDTSRPADLPTIRAALVAHRAVMGGRAG, encoded by the coding sequence ATGACAGGCCGGCGCACCGCGATCTCGTTCGGCGGCGTACCGCTGGAGCAGCGCCTCACCCGTTCCCTGCGGCAGCTGGCGGCCACGGTGCTCGAGGAGCTGGTCGAGGAGCTGCCCGTTTACGGCACCCTGCCCACGGAGCAGTTACGCGGCGAGATCGCCCGGGTCGTCGAGCAGAGCATCCGCACCTTCGTCGGGGTCCTGAGCACCGGGGAGCTGCCGGGCCCCGAGCATCTGGCGGCCTTGCGCGAGTCGGCGGCCCGGCGCGCCGAGGACGGCGTACCGCTGGCGGCGGTCATCAGCGCCTACCACCTGGGGGCGCGGGTCTGCTGGGACGCGGTGGCGCCCGAGGCGGGGCCGGGCGACCTGCCGGCGGTGCTGGCGGCCCACCGGCTGCTGCTCCAGTACCTGCAGCGGATGACGGCGACGGCCTCCACGGGCTACGCGCAGGAGCGCCAGGCCGCGTTCGGCGAGGAGTACGCGGCGCGCCAGGGGCTGCTGTCGGCGCTGCTGGAGGGGGCGCCCGCGCTTCAGGCGGCGGGCCGGGCGGGGGTCCGGCTCCCGGCCTGCTATCTCGTGCTGTCCCTGGCGGTCGGCGCGCACCCGGACGAACTGGCGCCCGGCGTCGACACGATGGTCGCGGCCCGGCGGAAGGCGCGGCGGCTGCGGGTGGAGCTGGAGCGGCATGTGGATCCGGCGCTCGGCGCGGTGCTGTCCATGCTCTCCGTCGACGGCGGCGTGGCGCTGGTGCCGCGTGACACGCCCGCGGACGCGCTGGACGCGGCGGACTGGAAGTGGCTGGACGCGGTGGTGGGCTACATGAGCCGGATGTGCGGCGCCGACATCACGGCGGGGGTGGTCGCGGCACGGCCCGAGGACGTCGCGGACGCCGCCGCCCTGTCCGCCGAGGTGCGCGAGGTGGCCATGACGTTCGGCCGCCCGCCCGGGGTGTACCGGCTCGGCGACGTGGCGCTGGAGTACCAGCTCACCCGCCCCGGCCCGGCGAGGGACCAACTGGCCGCGCTGCTGGAGCCGTTGTCGGGGAAGCCGGAACTGCTGGACACCCTGGGGGCGTTCATGGCGGGCCCCATCGACCGGCGGCAGACCGCCGCCCAGCTCCAGGTGCATCCGAACACCGTGGACTACCGGCTGCGCAAGGTGGCGGCGCTGACGGGTCTGGACACCAGCCGTCCCGCCGACCTGCCGACGATCCGGGCCGCGCTCGTCGCCCACCGGGCGGTCATGGGCGGTCGCGCCGGATGA
- a CDS encoding oxidoreductase — MTEPHDGDPPEGLDLTTPEWGMWQAFRNGSTLDLRTPHPQRNDPAGPHAWGPERSVRARVVALLLLDGPPPQPGRVAALKLNGVHITGTLDLAGGAIDPYVEMRNCRFEQELLLPEARFSTLRLVGCAVPRIEAARVHTEGDLHLPRCVVENGIRLTDAHIGTDLLLNQLVVRRDRRGRSITADGLTVAQDFQAEMIESYGEVSMRGAQIGVSLSLRGSRLRNPYGGRALNAPQLTVERTLYLTAAGVSGSPFSNGTTPPYGISSSTPTRGTRIQRFECEGGVRLDDGRFGDAIDFEQARFILENDQEVSLRRVQTPELRFLGERPEKGRVILSGAKVVNLVDKSVSWPGPGGLAMAGFAYEHLIPRGHFPLSRRLEWVAAATPEYSPDPYEMLATALRTSGEDADAREVLLAKQRRRRETLPVGAKTWGYLQDWTVAYGYRPGRAAVWMAVLWAVGTVFFTQRPPQALKPGEAPHWNAFLYTLDLLVPVIDLGQDSHWRPDGVAQWAAAILIMLGWILATTVAAGASRLLRRQ; from the coding sequence GTGACCGAGCCGCACGACGGTGATCCGCCCGAAGGACTCGATCTGACGACCCCCGAATGGGGGATGTGGCAGGCGTTCCGCAACGGCAGCACCCTCGATCTGCGTACCCCGCACCCGCAGCGGAACGATCCGGCGGGCCCGCACGCATGGGGTCCGGAGCGCAGTGTGCGCGCCCGCGTCGTCGCCCTGCTGCTGCTCGACGGCCCGCCGCCGCAGCCCGGCCGGGTGGCCGCGCTCAAGCTCAACGGGGTGCACATCACCGGCACGCTGGATCTCGCGGGCGGCGCGATAGACCCGTATGTGGAGATGCGCAACTGCCGGTTCGAGCAGGAGCTGCTGCTGCCCGAGGCGCGCTTCTCCACGCTGCGGCTGGTGGGCTGCGCGGTGCCCCGCATCGAGGCGGCCCGGGTGCACACCGAGGGCGATCTGCATCTGCCGCGCTGCGTGGTGGAGAACGGCATCCGGCTCACCGACGCCCACATCGGCACGGACTTACTGCTCAACCAGCTGGTGGTGCGCCGGGACCGGCGCGGCCGGTCCATCACCGCCGACGGGCTGACCGTCGCCCAGGACTTCCAGGCCGAGATGATCGAGTCGTACGGCGAGGTGAGCATGCGCGGTGCGCAGATCGGCGTCTCCTTGAGCCTGCGCGGCAGCCGGCTGCGCAATCCCTACGGAGGGCGGGCGCTGAACGCCCCGCAGCTGACGGTGGAGCGCACCCTGTATCTGACGGCCGCCGGGGTCAGCGGCTCGCCGTTCTCCAACGGCACGACCCCGCCGTACGGCATCTCCTCCAGCACGCCCACCCGTGGCACCCGCATCCAGCGCTTCGAGTGCGAGGGCGGGGTGCGGCTGGACGACGGGCGGTTCGGCGACGCCATCGACTTCGAGCAGGCCCGTTTCATCCTGGAGAACGACCAGGAGGTGTCGCTGCGCCGGGTCCAGACGCCCGAGCTGCGCTTCCTCGGGGAGCGTCCGGAGAAGGGCCGGGTGATCCTGTCCGGCGCCAAGGTGGTCAACCTGGTCGACAAGTCGGTGAGCTGGCCGGGCCCGGGGGGTCTGGCGATGGCGGGGTTCGCCTACGAGCACCTCATCCCGCGCGGCCACTTCCCGCTGTCGCGGCGGCTGGAGTGGGTGGCCGCGGCGACGCCGGAGTACTCCCCCGATCCCTACGAGATGCTGGCGACCGCCCTGCGCACCAGCGGGGAGGACGCGGACGCCCGCGAGGTGCTGCTCGCCAAGCAGCGGCGGCGGCGCGAGACGCTGCCGGTCGGCGCCAAGACGTGGGGGTATCTCCAGGACTGGACGGTGGCGTACGGGTACCGGCCGGGGCGTGCCGCGGTGTGGATGGCGGTGCTGTGGGCGGTCGGCACGGTCTTCTTCACCCAGCGGCCGCCCCAGGCGCTGAAGCCCGGCGAGGCGCCGCACTGGAACGCGTTCCTCTACACGCTGGATCTGCTGGTGCCGGTCATCGACCTCGGCCAGGACAGCCACTGGCGGCCGGACGGCGTGGCCCAGTGGGCGGCGGCGATCCTGATCATGCTCGGCTGGATCCTGGCCACGACGGTGGCGGCGGGCGCGTCACGACTGCTGCGCCGCCAGTAG
- the hisB gene encoding imidazoleglycerol-phosphate dehydratase HisB, with protein MTRVGRVERTTKETSVLVEIDLDGSGQVDVSTGVGFYDHMLDQLGRHGLFDLTVKTDGDLHIDTHHTIEDTALALGAAFKQALGDKVGIYRFGNCTVPLDESLAQVTVDLSGRPYLVHTEPENMAPMIGTYDTTMTRHILESFVAQAQIALHVHVPYGRNAHHIVECQFKALARALRYASERDPRAAGIIPSTKGAL; from the coding sequence ATGACCCGCGTGGGCCGCGTGGAGCGCACCACCAAGGAGACGTCCGTCCTGGTCGAGATCGACCTCGACGGCTCCGGCCAGGTCGACGTGTCGACCGGGGTCGGCTTCTACGACCACATGCTCGACCAGCTCGGCCGCCACGGTCTGTTCGACCTCACCGTCAAGACCGACGGCGACCTGCACATCGACACCCACCACACCATCGAGGACACCGCCCTCGCGCTCGGCGCCGCCTTCAAGCAGGCCCTCGGAGACAAGGTCGGGATTTATCGTTTCGGCAACTGCACCGTGCCGCTGGACGAGTCCCTCGCCCAGGTGACGGTCGACCTCTCGGGCCGCCCGTACCTGGTGCACACCGAGCCCGAGAACATGGCGCCGATGATCGGCACCTACGACACCACCATGACCCGGCACATACTGGAGTCGTTCGTCGCCCAGGCGCAGATCGCGCTGCACGTGCACGTTCCGTACGGGCGCAACGCCCACCACATCGTCGAGTGCCAGTTCAAGGCCCTCGCCCGCGCACTGCGCTACGCCAGCGAACGCGACCCGCGTGCGGCCGGCATCATCCCGTCCACGAAGGGTGCCCTATGA
- a CDS encoding triacylglycerol lipase, with product MRLASIGIALSLAAAAIIGAAPAQADDERHPVGGLGTAVHNYLFSPDSVAGANDWDCKPSAEHPEPVVLAHGTFANAGANWVKLAPMLANEGYCVFAFNYGMNHLSLGRVGGLDDIAGSARTMSAFVDRVLAATGAKKVDIVGHSQGGMMPHYYLKRLGGAAKVDTLVGVAPINHGTTLDGLVNLGEAMGILGFVNNLFDWSGLPGLHQMEVNSTFQKELWADGDTVPGVRYRVIATNRDLVVTPYTNGFLRGGDVRNITIQDQCPGDPAGHVGVFLDSPVMQNVLNALGPDDPAFKPTCTDYGPAV from the coding sequence ATGAGACTCGCCTCCATCGGCATCGCCCTGTCCCTCGCCGCCGCCGCGATCATCGGCGCCGCCCCCGCCCAGGCCGACGACGAGCGGCATCCGGTCGGTGGCCTCGGCACCGCCGTCCACAACTACCTCTTCAGCCCGGACTCCGTGGCCGGGGCCAACGACTGGGACTGCAAGCCCAGTGCGGAGCACCCGGAGCCGGTGGTGCTGGCCCACGGCACCTTCGCGAACGCCGGCGCCAACTGGGTCAAGCTCGCCCCCATGCTGGCCAACGAGGGCTACTGCGTCTTCGCCTTCAACTACGGAATGAACCATCTCTCGCTCGGCCGTGTCGGCGGCCTGGACGACATAGCCGGCTCGGCCCGCACCATGAGCGCGTTCGTCGACCGGGTGCTGGCCGCCACCGGCGCGAAGAAGGTCGACATCGTGGGCCATTCCCAGGGCGGCATGATGCCGCACTACTACCTCAAGCGGCTGGGCGGCGCGGCGAAGGTGGACACCCTCGTCGGAGTGGCGCCCATCAACCACGGCACCACGCTGGACGGCCTGGTCAACCTCGGCGAGGCGATGGGCATCCTCGGCTTCGTCAACAACCTCTTCGACTGGAGCGGCCTGCCCGGGCTGCACCAGATGGAGGTGAACTCCACGTTCCAGAAGGAGCTGTGGGCCGACGGCGACACCGTGCCCGGCGTCCGCTACCGGGTGATCGCGACCAACCGCGACCTGGTGGTCACGCCGTATACGAACGGGTTCCTGCGCGGTGGCGACGTCCGCAACATCACGATCCAGGACCAGTGCCCCGGCGACCCGGCCGGCCACGTCGGAGTCTTCCTCGACAGCCCCGTGATGCAGAACGTCCTCAACGCCCTGGGTCCGGACGACCCGGCCTTCAAGCCCACCTGCACCGACTACGGACCAGCCGTCTGA
- the ybaK gene encoding Cys-tRNA(Pro) deacylase: MARKSKKQSGGGTPATVALTAAGTAFTVHAYEHDPAAPSYGTEAAEALGVDPARVFKTLVASVDDALTVAIVPVSAQLDLKALAAAVGGKRAVMADPAAAERTTGYVRGGISPLGQRKRLPTALDASASGHPTVCVSAGRRGLEVELAPADLAALTGAVVAPIARF; encoded by the coding sequence ATGGCCAGGAAGTCCAAGAAGCAGTCCGGGGGCGGCACCCCCGCGACGGTGGCCCTCACCGCCGCCGGTACCGCCTTCACCGTGCACGCCTACGAGCACGATCCGGCGGCGCCGTCGTACGGGACGGAGGCCGCCGAGGCGCTGGGCGTCGATCCGGCGCGGGTCTTCAAGACCCTGGTCGCCTCGGTGGACGACGCGCTGACGGTCGCCATCGTGCCGGTGTCGGCCCAGCTGGACCTGAAGGCGCTGGCGGCGGCGGTGGGCGGCAAGCGCGCGGTGATGGCGGACCCGGCCGCGGCCGAGCGCACCACCGGCTACGTACGGGGCGGAATCTCCCCGCTCGGCCAGCGCAAGCGGCTGCCCACCGCGCTGGACGCGTCCGCGTCCGGCCATCCGACGGTGTGCGTCTCGGCGGGGCGCCGAGGTCTGGAGGTCGAGCTGGCCCCGGCGGATCTCGCGGCGCTCACCGGCGCGGTGGTCGCGCCGATCGCGCGCTTCTGA